The Wansuia hejianensis genomic interval GGCCTGAATCCCGGACAGATGGTTATTAAGATTGTTAATGACGAGCTGGTCAAGCTGATGGGCTCAGAGACGACGGAGATCACCCTGAAGCAGGGGAATGAGATCACAGTTGTCATGATGGTGGGCCTGCAGGGTGCAGGTAAGACCACTACGGCGGCCAAGATTGCCGGGAAGCTGAAAGCCAAGGGCAGGAAGCCTCTTCTGGTGGCCTGTGATGTTTACCGTCCGGCTGCGATCACGCAGCTGCAGGTGAATGGTGAGAAGCAGGGCATAGAGGTATTTGCCATGGGCGATAAGAAGAAGCCTGTGGATATCGCCAAAGCGGCTGTGGAACACGCCAGGGGCCAGGGAATGAATGTGGTAATCGTGGATACTGCGGGCCGTCTTCACATCGATGAAGACATGATGCAGGAGCTGATTGCTATCCGGGAGGCGGTGCATGTGGATCAGTCTCTTCTGGTGGTGGATGCCATGACCGGTCAGGACGCGGTCAACGTGGCGGAGACCTTTAATGAAAAGGTCGGGATTGACGGTGTTGTTCTGACTAAGCTGGACGGTGATACCAGAGGCGGAGCTGCACTTTCCATAAAAGCCATCTGCGGCAAACCCATTTTCTATGTGGGCATGGGCGAGAAGCTTTCGGATCTGGAGCAGTTTTATCCGGATCGTATGGCTTCCAGAATACTGGGCATGGGAGATGTGATGAGTCTCATAGAGAAGGCCCAGGCCAATCTGGATGAATCCAAGGCCAAAGAGATGGAACAGAAAATGCGGAAAGCCCAGTTTGGCTTCGATGACTATCTGGAAAGCATGAATCAGATGAAGAAGATGGGCGGAATTTCCAGTGTTCTGGGCATGATGCCGGGTCTGGGCGGCAAGATGAAGGATCTGGAAGGCATGGTGGATGAGAAGGATCTGGCCAGAAAAGAGGCTATGATCTATTCCATGACGCCGGCGGAACGGTCCAATCCCGATCTACTGAACCCTTCGAGAAAGAACAGGATCGCAAAAGGCGCGGGTGTGACGGTCGCTGAGGTGAACCGCTTTGTGAAGCAGTTTGAGCAGACGCGCAAGATGATGAAGCAGATGCCCGGAATGATGAAAGGCAAGAAAGGCAAACTAGGAGGTTTCAAATTCCCGTTTTAGCCGGAAATTTGTTCTCAAATAGATAAAAATTCCACAGGGAGGTGAAAGAAGATGGCAGTAAAGATTCGTTTAAGAAGAATGGGACAGAAAAAGGCACCTTTTTATAGAATCGTTGTAGCAGATGCTAATTCTCCGAGAGACGGCAGATTTATCGAGGAAATCGGCACCTATGATCCGAACCAGGATCCGAGCGTATACAGCGTGAATGAAGAGGCAGCTAAGAAATGGCTTGCAAATGGTGCCCAGCCTACAGAAGTTGTTGGCAAGATCTTCAAGCTGGCAGGTATTGAAAAATAATTCACGGGCGGAGGTATCTTGTAATGAAAGAATTGGTAGAAGTAATTGCAAAATCTCTGGTCGAAAATCCTGATGAGGTAGTCGTTACCCAGACGGAAAGCGGCAATGATCTGCTGATTGAATTGAAGGTTGCGCCCTCTGATATGGGAAAGGTGATCGGAAGACAGGGACGTATTGCGAAAGCGATCCGTTCTGTGGTTAAGGCCGCCTCTTCCAGGAGCGACAAGAAAGTTGTGGTTGAAATTCTGCAGTGAAACAGGGCTGTCATGTGAGGCAGCGCCTGGTTGCGTGCGGCCGGAAGGTTTCTGATTATGAAACTCTTCGGCCGTATTTTTTTCACGGGAAAGGGGATTTATCCTGCATATGGCTGACACTAGATTTCGGGAGGAGAACATGTATGGAGCAGTTTTTGAAGGTGGGTGTCATAACTTCAACCCATGGGATTAAGGGCGAGGTCAAGGTATACCCGACAACGGATGAACCTGAGCGTTTCCGAACTATCAGGCGTGTATATCTTCAGACGAAGACAGAACGGTTAGATCTGGAGGTACAGGGTGTTAAATTCTTCAAGCAGTTTGCCATCCTGAAATTTAAAGGCATTGATTCCATCAATGACGTGGAAAAATATAAAGGGTGCGAGCTGTATGTATCGCGGGAGCATGCGGTTCCCCTGAAGGAAAATGAATATTACATCGCAGACCTCATAGGGATGGAGGTCTGTCTGGAGGACGGAAAGAAGCTGGGAGTTCTGAAGGATGTGATCGAGACAGGGGCGAACGACGTCTACTCTGTGGATACAAAGAATTATGGAGAAGTCTTGATTCCTGCAATCAGACAGTGTATTATAAAAGTTGAGGTGGAGGCTGGGAAAATGACGGTGCGTTTGCTTCCGGGCCTGATAGATTACGAAGGAGGTAGTGAAGATGAAGACATGTAAGCATTGCGGCTCACAGCTGGAGGAGCAGGCTAAATTTTGCAGATACTGCGGAAAACCGGCTGAAGAAGAGACCCCCTACAACTATCAACAGCAGGATACGGGATACGGATACGGCGGACAGCAGCCGGCAGATCAGGGATATCAGAGTTCCTCTTATAATCAGAATTACGGCGGCTATCAGCAGCAGTACAGCCAGCCATCTTACAATCAGCAGGCATATAACCAACAGCTGTACAATCAGCAGCCGTACAAACAAGGGGGCAAGACCTGCGGCATGGCGGTCGCGTCACTGGTACTGGGGCTCGTGGGCATTTTTTTGGGCTATCTGGGAGCGGCCTTCAGTGCGGCTGCGTCATTTCCAGGGATGGGCTTTATGTGGATTATCGCCATTGCGTTTTTTATGCCAAGCATACTGGCTGTTCTGTTAGGAATCTCTGGAATCTCCAAAACAAAGGAACCGGGAGTCACCGGCAGGGGGCTGGCCATCGCAGGGCTGGTTCTGGGGATTGTATTCCTGGTCATCTGGGGCATTGCAGCAGTTTTTGCCGCGCAGGCAATCGGAACCTATGGCTCTTATTTCAGCGATCTGTTCTACTGATGAATCCGATGATAACACAGCAGGTTTTATAATTGATGAATTATTATGTATTAACTTTATTTCCTGAAATGATTCAGCAGGCCGCCGGCGCCAGCATCCTGGGGCGGGCGGCTAAAAACGGTTTTATAACGGTTGAGGCAGTGAATATCCGGGATTTTTCGGCCAACAAGCATATGCGGGTGGATGATTACCCCTATGGCGGCGGCGCCGGAATGGTCATGGAGGCAGAGCCTGTGTACCGGGCGGTGCGCGCTGTGGAAGAGAAGGCCGGCCGTACCATGCGGGTCGTATATCTGACGCCCCAGGGAAGGGTGCTGAATCAGACTATGGTAGAGGAATTTGCCAGAGAAGAGGCTCTCGTCCTTCTCTGTGGCCATTATGAAGGGATCGATGAAAGGGTGCTGGAAGAGGTGGTGACGGATTACGTTTCCATCGGCGATTATGTACTCACAGGAGGAGAACTGGGAGCGATGGTGATGATTGATGCCATATCCAGGTTTGTACCCGGCGTCCTGAGCAATGAAGAGTCTTCTCAGTTTGAGTCACTTCAGGACAATCTTTTGGAATATCCTCATTATACGCGGCCTGAGATCTGGCATGACAGACAGGTCCCGCCGGTGCTATTGTCCGGAGACCACAAAAAGATAGAAGAATGGCGCCATCAGAAGTCTCTGGAGCGGACCAAAAGCCGGAGGCCCGACCTGTTTCGGAGGAGTTACCGGGTATCCTGCATCTGGCATGGAGATGAGAGGACAGGCGGTGTGGCAGAGCTGCTGACAGAAAAGCTTTCGAGGTATGGAAAAGTGTTGAATTTCAACCGCAGGAAGCTCAGGAGTCAGGGAGGCCTGTTTGGCCAACAGGACCTGGTAATCTTCGTGGTCCCGGGACAGCCGCCTGAACAGCCGCCCGGGGATGGACTGTATCAGAGGCTGGCAGGAAAAGATACGTTGTTTGTCCTGTTGACCGTCGGCGGGGAGGAACGCCGGGCAGATGAGGAAGAAAGGCTGCAGCTGGAGAGAAAAGGCTTTTCGGAGCTGGCTGTTTTTGAAGTCCCTGCAGATGTGCCGGAGGAGAAAATAGAGAGAATTGCCCTGGAAATACGCAAAAAAATCCTTGCAATCCAAATTGACATGTAGTATAATATCAACTGTTGTAATGGAAAATGATGGTCCGCTGTCACGTTTATCGGTGGTATGAACATCCAAATAGCAGACTTAAGGAGAGATAGAAATGAACGAAATTATCAGGAAAATTGAAGAAGAACAGTTAAAAGCAGAAGCGCCGGAATTCCGTGTCGGCGATACCGTAAAAGTATACGGCAAGATCAAAGAGGGTAACCGCGAGAGAATTCAGGTGTTTGAAGGCGTTGTCCTGAAGAAGCAGGGCGGAAGCAGCCGCGCCACCTTCACGGTGCGCAAGAACTCCAGCGGAATCGGTGTTGAGAAGACCTGGCCGCTTCATTCTCCCAACGTAGAGAAGGTTGAAGTAGTGAGACATGGTAAAGTAAGACGTGCAAAACTGAATTATCTGAGAGATCGTGTTGGAAAAGCAGCTAAGGTAAAAGAGTTAGTAAAATAAATGGAAAGCACAGGGACTTATACGTAACGGTATAGAGTCCCTGTTTTAAAATAGGAACCTGTGCTGTTGGAGGAAAATATGAAGAGGTTTACTGCAAGATATGTAAGAGATTATTTCTGGCAGTCCCGTGTGAGGGCGGTCTTCTTCTGGATATTGGAGATTGCCGTAGCTGTGGCGCTAGCATTTGCGTTCTCTTACTATTTTTGCCAGAATATCGTAGTCCAGGAGGGCTCCATGGAGCCGACGCTGTCGGCCGGGGAGACAGTGCTGATTGATACGGCGGCATATAAGCTTGGTTCTCCCAAACGGGGAGATATCATCGTCTTCCGTACCGGTGAGGACGAGAAGACAAGCCTGCACATCAAACGTGTGGTGGGGCTTCCGGGAGAAACCATACAGATAAGAGACGGTCAGATCCTGATTGACGGAGAGACCTATATGGAAAAGAAGGATTTTCCGCCCATTACGAACCCTGGCCTTGCGGAAGAGCCGGTGACGCTCAGCAGCTCGGAGTATTTTGTTCTGGGTGATAACAGAAACAGCAGCGAAGACAGCCGTCACGTGGATGTTGGGAACGTAGAGAAGAAGAATATCGTGGGTAAGCTGTGGATGGTGACGTCCCCCTTTGATAAATTCGGACTGTTAAAAAAGTAAATGAGGTGAATTATGGATATACAGTGGTATCCTGGACATATGACGAAGGCGAAACGCCAGATGCAGGAAGACATGAAGCTGATCGACCTAATCATAGAGCTGGTAGATGCCAGAGTTCCCAGATCCAGCAGAAACCCTGATATTGACCAGCTGGGAAAACAGAAATCCCGGCTGATACTGCTGAACAAATCGGATATGGCTGATGAGCGTCAGAATCAGATGTGGCTGGAATATTTCAAAAAGCAGGGCTTTTATGCGCTTCTGGCAGATTCCAGAAATAAGACGACCCTGCGTTCGATCCAGCCCCTGGTGGCGGAGGCCTGCAAGGAAAAGCTGGAACGGGACGCCAGAAGGGGAATTAAGAACCGCCCGATCCGCGCCATGGTGGCAGGGATTCCTAATGTGGGGAAATCCACCTTCATCAATTCTTACGCAGGCCGTGCCTGCGCGAAAACCGGCAACCGGCCGGGGGTTACGAAGGGAAAACAGTGGATTCGCCTGGGCAAGGGACTGGAGCTTCTGGACACGCCGGGAATCCTGTGGCCGAAATTCGATGATCCGGAAGTGGGAGAGCGGCTGGCGATGATCGGTTCCGTGAGGGATGAAATATTGAATACGGAAGAACTATCCCTGAAGCTGATCGCATTTCTGATGGAAGCTTATCCCGGCATCCTGGAAGGGCGGTATGCGCTGAAGGAAGAAGGCGCACCGCTGGAGATCCTCAGACAGATAGCGGAGAGCCGGAAATGCCTGGTGAGGGGCAGCGAGCTGTCTTATGAAAAAGCGGCGGGCATCCTGATGGATGATTTCCGGTCCGGCAAGCTGGGGCGGATTACCCTGGAGCAGGCTCCGGAGGCACAGTGACAGATAAGGAAACGGAATGAGATGAAGAAAGCACTTTCAGAGATTAAGGCAGAGCTGGAGCAGGCTCCGGAGACTGAACGGGGGCGGCTGCTGGAATTGTATGCAGAAGATGAGCGGAAAGGCGTCCGGAATCTCATCGGCCGCTATCGTAAAATAACGGAGGAGCTTCAGCGGGAACGGGACAGAGTGGAGAAACTCTGTGAATATGAAAAGAGGTACATGCAATACGGCAGTATCTGCGGGATTGATGAGGTTGGCCGGGGCCCCCTGGCCGGACCGGTGGTGGCCGGAGCCGTAATCCTGCCCAAAGACTGCCGGATTCTCTATATCAATGATTCTAAGAAGCTCAGCGGGAAAAAGCGGGAGGAGCTGTATACTATTATCATGGAAAGGGCAATTGCCGTCGGAGTCGGCTACGTTTCACCTGCGCGTATTGACGAGATAAACATTCTTCAGGCGACCTATGAGGCCATGAGGCAGGCAATCACCAAGTTGTCTGTGCGGCCGGAGCTCCTTTTGAATGATGCTGTGCGGATTCCCGGGGTGGACATTCCACAGATACCGATTATAAAGGGCGATGCCAAAAGCCAGTCCATTGCGGCGGCCAGCATTGTGGCTAAAGTAACCAGGGACCGGCTGATGGTGGAGTACGATAAAATCATGCCGGAATACGGTTTCGCATCCAATAAAGGGTATGGGGCTTCGGTACATATAGAAGCGTTGAAAAAATACGGCCCCAGCCCGATTCACCGCAAAACCTTTATCACACATTTTATCCCCTGATGCGGGGCGCCGGCCGGGCTTGGGCTGATAGAGGACTGCCGGCCAGAGAGGTCAGATGAACACGAGAAAAATTGGAACAGAGTATGAAAGCAGAGCTGCGGAATGGCTGGAGGACATTGGTTATGAGATCCTCAGCAGGAATTTCCGCAGCTCCTATGGAGAGATCGATTTGATTGCCAGACAGGGTGCCTGTCTGGTTTTTGTAGAAGTAAAATACCGGAAAAACAGCAGCAGCGGAAAGCCGGAAGAAGCGGTTTCACTTCAGAAGCAGAGAAAAATTTCCAAAACAGCAGACTATTTCCGGGTGAAATACAGGATCGGGGAAGAGACTCCCTGTCGTTTTGATGTGATCGCCATAGAGAACG includes:
- a CDS encoding DUF4190 domain-containing protein; translated protein: MKTCKHCGSQLEEQAKFCRYCGKPAEEETPYNYQQQDTGYGYGGQQPADQGYQSSSYNQNYGGYQQQYSQPSYNQQAYNQQLYNQQPYKQGGKTCGMAVASLVLGLVGIFLGYLGAAFSAAASFPGMGFMWIIAIAFFMPSILAVLLGISGISKTKEPGVTGRGLAIAGLVLGIVFLVIWGIAAVFAAQAIGTYGSYFSDLFY
- the ylqF gene encoding ribosome biogenesis GTPase YlqF → MDIQWYPGHMTKAKRQMQEDMKLIDLIIELVDARVPRSSRNPDIDQLGKQKSRLILLNKSDMADERQNQMWLEYFKKQGFYALLADSRNKTTLRSIQPLVAEACKEKLERDARRGIKNRPIRAMVAGIPNVGKSTFINSYAGRACAKTGNRPGVTKGKQWIRLGKGLELLDTPGILWPKFDDPEVGERLAMIGSVRDEILNTEELSLKLIAFLMEAYPGILEGRYALKEEGAPLEILRQIAESRKCLVRGSELSYEKAAGILMDDFRSGKLGRITLEQAPEAQ
- the rimM gene encoding ribosome maturation factor RimM (Essential for efficient processing of 16S rRNA) — translated: MEQFLKVGVITSTHGIKGEVKVYPTTDEPERFRTIRRVYLQTKTERLDLEVQGVKFFKQFAILKFKGIDSINDVEKYKGCELYVSREHAVPLKENEYYIADLIGMEVCLEDGKKLGVLKDVIETGANDVYSVDTKNYGEVLIPAIRQCIIKVEVEAGKMTVRLLPGLIDYEGGSEDEDM
- a CDS encoding YraN family protein — its product is MNTRKIGTEYESRAAEWLEDIGYEILSRNFRSSYGEIDLIARQGACLVFVEVKYRKNSSSGKPEEAVSLQKQRKISKTADYFRVKYRIGEETPCRFDVIAIENGEIRHYENAFSYAE
- the lepB gene encoding signal peptidase I; this translates as MKRFTARYVRDYFWQSRVRAVFFWILEIAVAVALAFAFSYYFCQNIVVQEGSMEPTLSAGETVLIDTAAYKLGSPKRGDIIVFRTGEDEKTSLHIKRVVGLPGETIQIRDGQILIDGETYMEKKDFPPITNPGLAEEPVTLSSSEYFVLGDNRNSSEDSRHVDVGNVEKKNIVGKLWMVTSPFDKFGLLKK
- a CDS encoding KH domain-containing protein, which encodes MKELVEVIAKSLVENPDEVVVTQTESGNDLLIELKVAPSDMGKVIGRQGRIAKAIRSVVKAASSRSDKKVVVEILQ
- the ffh gene encoding signal recognition particle protein, which translates into the protein MAFESLTEKLQNVFKKLRSKGRLTESDVKSALKEVKMALLEADVSFKVVKQFINSVQEQAVGQDVMNGLNPGQMVIKIVNDELVKLMGSETTEITLKQGNEITVVMMVGLQGAGKTTTAAKIAGKLKAKGRKPLLVACDVYRPAAITQLQVNGEKQGIEVFAMGDKKKPVDIAKAAVEHARGQGMNVVIVDTAGRLHIDEDMMQELIAIREAVHVDQSLLVVDAMTGQDAVNVAETFNEKVGIDGVVLTKLDGDTRGGAALSIKAICGKPIFYVGMGEKLSDLEQFYPDRMASRILGMGDVMSLIEKAQANLDESKAKEMEQKMRKAQFGFDDYLESMNQMKKMGGISSVLGMMPGLGGKMKDLEGMVDEKDLARKEAMIYSMTPAERSNPDLLNPSRKNRIAKGAGVTVAEVNRFVKQFEQTRKMMKQMPGMMKGKKGKLGGFKFPF
- the rplS gene encoding 50S ribosomal protein L19; the encoded protein is MNEIIRKIEEEQLKAEAPEFRVGDTVKVYGKIKEGNRERIQVFEGVVLKKQGGSSRATFTVRKNSSGIGVEKTWPLHSPNVEKVEVVRHGKVRRAKLNYLRDRVGKAAKVKELVK
- a CDS encoding ribonuclease HII, with protein sequence MKKALSEIKAELEQAPETERGRLLELYAEDERKGVRNLIGRYRKITEELQRERDRVEKLCEYEKRYMQYGSICGIDEVGRGPLAGPVVAGAVILPKDCRILYINDSKKLSGKKREELYTIIMERAIAVGVGYVSPARIDEINILQATYEAMRQAITKLSVRPELLLNDAVRIPGVDIPQIPIIKGDAKSQSIAAASIVAKVTRDRLMVEYDKIMPEYGFASNKGYGASVHIEALKKYGPSPIHRKTFITHFIP
- the rpsP gene encoding 30S ribosomal protein S16; amino-acid sequence: MAVKIRLRRMGQKKAPFYRIVVADANSPRDGRFIEEIGTYDPNQDPSVYSVNEEAAKKWLANGAQPTEVVGKIFKLAGIEK